In one window of Pseudoalteromonas rubra DNA:
- a CDS encoding alkene reductase: protein MTSKLFENYALNDQISLQNRILMAPLTRCMADDNLVPTDAMADYYARRADAGLIISEATIIRPDAQGYPNTPGLFTSEQIDGWRKVTDAVHAKGGKIFAQLWHTGRVAHPHFFNGDKVLAPSAEKVEGTVPRMRDLSYITPTPATLDDIKQLIADYSQAASNAIDAGFDGIEIHAANGYLIDQFLHYESNTRTDEYGGTPENMSRFALQVIDAIADRIGAERTAVRLTPGAYFNMQADPRDRTVFDYLLAQLEQRTLAFVHIGTFDDAMEFDFLGGRVSDYVRANYSKTLVGVGGFTPQSGDQALRDDRFDLLAIGRPFIANPDYVEKVRQGETLTPYSEDMLETLV from the coding sequence ATGACAAGCAAACTGTTTGAAAATTATGCACTAAATGATCAAATTTCACTACAAAATCGTATTTTGATGGCGCCGCTTACCCGCTGTATGGCGGATGATAACTTGGTGCCAACTGATGCAATGGCCGACTATTATGCACGCCGGGCCGATGCAGGGCTTATTATCTCTGAAGCCACCATCATTCGTCCAGACGCTCAGGGTTATCCGAATACACCCGGCCTGTTTACGAGCGAGCAAATTGACGGATGGCGCAAAGTAACCGATGCGGTGCATGCCAAGGGTGGTAAGATTTTTGCACAGCTATGGCATACTGGTCGGGTCGCTCACCCGCACTTTTTTAATGGTGATAAAGTACTGGCACCCAGTGCCGAGAAAGTGGAAGGTACCGTGCCCCGAATGCGGGATCTGAGCTACATCACACCAACACCAGCCACACTTGATGACATCAAACAGCTCATTGCTGATTATTCGCAAGCCGCCAGCAATGCCATTGATGCCGGTTTTGATGGCATTGAAATTCACGCAGCCAACGGTTATCTGATAGACCAGTTTTTACATTATGAAAGTAACACACGTACTGATGAGTATGGTGGAACCCCTGAAAATATGAGTCGTTTTGCCCTGCAAGTTATCGACGCTATCGCAGATCGTATTGGTGCAGAGCGCACAGCCGTGCGTCTAACACCAGGCGCTTACTTCAATATGCAGGCTGATCCCCGTGACCGAACTGTCTTTGATTACCTGCTGGCTCAACTGGAGCAGCGTACTCTGGCATTTGTGCATATAGGTACTTTTGATGACGCCATGGAGTTTGACTTCCTGGGCGGACGGGTCTCTGATTACGTCAGAGCCAACTATAGTAAAACCCTGGTTGGCGTGGGCGGCTTTACCCCCCAATCAGGTGATCAAGCACTTCGTGACGACCGCTTTGACTTACTTGCAATTGGCAGACCTTTTATTGCCAACCCGGATTACGTTGAAAAAGTCAGACAGGGTGAGACGTTGACGCCCTATTCTGAAGACATGCTTGAGACCTTAGTATAA
- a CDS encoding TetR/AcrR family transcriptional regulator translates to MRSAEFDKEQVLRAAMTAFMEKGYAKTSMQDLKAATGLHPGSIYCAFQNKRGLLLAALEQYNRDRSDELKALFSQHPSASAGLAAYLTHVVEECVSYDPQKLCLTQKALNELAEQDEEAQAILSEQCAMWRNALCAVFERIAEQGELAGTRSALDRARSLIVSIYGLRTFAHTHPEPQIMRDLGAQILKDVCQ, encoded by the coding sequence ATGCGCAGTGCTGAATTTGATAAAGAGCAGGTACTCAGAGCCGCGATGACGGCTTTTATGGAAAAGGGATATGCAAAAACTAGTATGCAGGATCTCAAAGCGGCAACAGGATTGCACCCGGGTTCTATCTACTGTGCGTTTCAAAACAAGCGAGGACTGTTGCTGGCTGCACTGGAGCAATATAACCGAGATCGCAGCGATGAATTAAAGGCACTGTTTTCACAACATCCTTCAGCCAGTGCCGGACTGGCAGCGTATTTGACGCATGTGGTGGAGGAATGTGTGAGTTATGATCCACAAAAACTATGCCTGACACAAAAAGCGCTGAACGAACTGGCCGAGCAAGATGAAGAGGCACAGGCTATTCTCAGTGAGCAATGTGCCATGTGGCGAAATGCACTTTGCGCAGTATTTGAGCGCATTGCTGAGCAAGGGGAGCTGGCTGGTACGCGCAGCGCTTTGGATAGAGCGCGTAGCCTCATTGTCAGTATTTATGGGCTACGCACTTTTGCCCACACCCACCCGGAGCCACAGATCATGCGTGATCTGGGTGCACAAATACTCAAGGACGTCTGTCAGTAA
- a CDS encoding DUF4336 domain-containing protein, whose product MRQLDENIWIFDGEAVSFFTMPFTTRMTIVRLPCGGLWVHSPIRLTPELRAQVDALGPVLYLLAPNHLHHLFMSPWQDTYPEAQTFGTEEVKEKCKTLSFDGILDNEQHYPWDNTLKTLLFTGSPAMEEAVFFHSQSRTLLVTDLIENFDPNSLNTFQRFVAKGAGVVAPEGQTPLDWRLSFIFHHDTARAHLNTILDWAPECLVMAHGLIIEKDAVAFLKRAFEWLE is encoded by the coding sequence ATGAGACAGCTGGACGAGAATATCTGGATCTTCGATGGTGAAGCCGTGTCGTTTTTCACCATGCCATTTACTACCCGGATGACGATAGTACGTTTACCTTGCGGTGGCCTTTGGGTGCATAGTCCAATCCGCCTGACACCAGAGTTACGAGCGCAAGTGGATGCGCTTGGACCAGTGCTCTACCTGTTGGCACCAAATCATCTGCACCATTTGTTCATGTCGCCCTGGCAGGATACCTACCCGGAAGCACAAACCTTTGGCACCGAGGAGGTCAAAGAGAAGTGCAAGACACTCAGCTTTGATGGGATCCTCGACAATGAGCAGCATTACCCCTGGGATAATACTCTGAAAACACTACTTTTTACTGGCTCACCAGCAATGGAAGAAGCGGTGTTTTTCCACTCCCAAAGTCGCACTTTGCTGGTCACAGATCTGATAGAAAACTTTGACCCGAACAGCCTGAATACATTCCAGCGCTTTGTGGCGAAAGGTGCCGGCGTAGTGGCACCTGAAGGTCAGACGCCGCTGGACTGGCGATTGAGTTTTATCTTTCACCATGACACAGCAAGGGCACATCTGAACACCATACTGGACTGGGCACCCGAATGTCTGGTCATGGCGCATGGCCTGATCATTGAAAAAGACGCTGTTGCTTTTTTAAAGCGTGCTTTTGAGTGGCTTGAATAA
- a CDS encoding winged helix-turn-helix domain-containing protein, which translates to MEFQFANARLNIATQCVIIDERSTQLDDRAFMLLHCLLQRRPQVCAHADLVKLLWPNTVVSDWSLPKLVSDLRSQLNRAGLQQNCIVTVRGQGYRFAPAIEVSEHPLTSTLMNAQAPLATEQSMPAVTPQSENALPARYWLPVLVIACLCFVGLMTHSTEQTAGLHFGEPSDAIGRILWVDDNPTNNLQEKRYFERHHIGVYTVKSSEEALLLLQMYEYNLIISDMGRAQEPLAGLKLLQHLRSEGDNTPYYFYTLIDNQEMLEVIKTSGGQGVATERPQLYGQILSHFAKK; encoded by the coding sequence ATGGAATTTCAATTCGCCAACGCGCGTTTGAATATTGCGACGCAGTGCGTCATTATCGATGAGCGGTCGACACAATTAGACGACCGTGCCTTTATGCTTCTCCACTGCCTTTTGCAGCGCCGCCCGCAGGTCTGCGCTCATGCCGACTTGGTCAAATTACTGTGGCCAAATACCGTCGTATCCGACTGGTCACTGCCAAAGCTGGTCTCCGATCTGCGCAGCCAGTTAAATCGTGCAGGCTTACAGCAAAATTGTATCGTCACCGTGCGCGGACAGGGCTACCGGTTTGCACCCGCGATTGAGGTCAGTGAACACCCGTTAACCAGCACTTTAATGAACGCACAGGCACCGCTGGCGACCGAGCAGTCTATGCCAGCAGTTACTCCCCAGAGCGAAAACGCTTTACCAGCACGATATTGGTTGCCTGTTTTGGTGATTGCCTGTTTGTGTTTTGTCGGACTGATGACACACAGCACAGAGCAAACAGCGGGATTACATTTTGGTGAGCCCAGTGATGCGATTGGACGGATACTGTGGGTGGATGATAATCCGACAAATAATCTGCAGGAAAAACGCTATTTTGAGCGTCACCATATCGGTGTGTATACCGTGAAATCCAGTGAAGAAGCATTATTGCTGTTGCAAATGTATGAATACAATCTGATTATTTCAGATATGGGTCGGGCGCAGGAGCCTCTTGCGGGATTGAAGTTGTTGCAACACCTCAGATCTGAAGGGGATAATACGCCTTATTATTTTTACACCCTGATTGACAATCAGGAGATGCTTGAGGTGATCAAAACCAGTGGTGGGCAGGGTGTTGCCACTGAGCGGCCCCAGTTGTATGGCCAGATATTATCGCACTTTGCTAAGAAATAA
- a CDS encoding methyltransferase domain-containing protein, with product MAKHKQRTLNRDEDRNFGELTGKFKNNIYGTTKGQLREAVLQRDLTQQVPWLGVDLTKTVLDVGGGQGQLALFLAQLGHAVTLVDISEEMLAQAQRQADALGVSERVTLIHAPLQALPDLALGQFDLVMCHAVLEWLSEQQQALSLLAQRLTPDGFFSLMYYNRAAQRMANMVFGNFDYVRNGLKVKQKVGLSPNRPLEPADVDHWLSQLPLQKRVQSGVRCFHDYLRDPSKASDEFDALLELELKYNQQEPYASLGRYTHLVLKHLTTPSET from the coding sequence ATGGCTAAGCACAAACAACGCACCCTCAACCGTGATGAGGACCGCAACTTCGGCGAGCTAACCGGCAAATTTAAGAACAACATTTATGGCACCACAAAGGGCCAGCTGAGAGAAGCTGTGTTGCAGCGCGACCTTACTCAGCAAGTGCCCTGGCTTGGTGTTGATCTGACTAAAACCGTACTTGATGTGGGCGGCGGCCAGGGTCAACTGGCGCTGTTTCTGGCCCAGCTTGGGCATGCTGTCACACTCGTCGATATCTCTGAGGAGATGCTGGCGCAGGCACAGCGTCAGGCCGACGCGTTGGGCGTGAGTGAGCGGGTAACCCTGATCCATGCACCGCTTCAGGCACTCCCGGATCTGGCACTCGGTCAGTTTGATCTCGTGATGTGTCATGCCGTGCTGGAATGGTTGAGTGAGCAACAACAGGCTTTATCGCTGTTAGCACAGCGGCTGACGCCGGATGGGTTTTTCTCGTTGATGTACTACAATCGCGCAGCTCAGCGCATGGCCAATATGGTCTTTGGTAATTTTGATTACGTGCGCAATGGTCTCAAGGTGAAGCAAAAAGTCGGATTGAGCCCCAACCGTCCACTCGAACCCGCTGACGTCGACCATTGGCTGAGCCAGCTGCCGCTGCAAAAGCGCGTACAATCAGGGGTACGGTGTTTTCATGATTACTTGCGCGATCCAAGTAAAGCCAGTGATGAATTTGATGCATTACTTGAGCTGGAGCTGAAGTACAACCAGCAGGAACCTTATGCCTCACTCGGCAGATACACGCACCTGGTGCTAAAGCACCTCACCACCCCATCAGAGACATAA
- a CDS encoding Nif3-like dinuclear metal center hexameric protein: MQRKKLVNHLNEYLKPFQIKDYCPNGLQVEGKPEIRKVITGVTASQALIDAAIEKQADAILVHHGYFWKGEDQTVTGMKKRRLQALLAHDINLLAYHLPLDVHPEVGNNAQLGKLLGLTLERPLEPWNSNSVAVKGKLSEPMSAADFAVLIEQKLGRKPLVNQAGDHLIKTIAWCTGGGQSFIDLAASQGVDAYLTGEASEQTIHSSNEQQIHFFAAGHHATERYGAKALGEYLATQFDLDVEFVDIDNPV; this comes from the coding sequence ATGCAACGTAAAAAGCTGGTAAACCACCTCAATGAATATCTTAAGCCGTTCCAGATTAAAGACTATTGCCCGAATGGCTTACAGGTCGAAGGCAAGCCTGAGATCCGAAAGGTCATCACCGGCGTCACAGCCAGCCAGGCCCTCATCGATGCAGCTATTGAAAAACAAGCGGATGCCATACTGGTTCATCACGGCTACTTCTGGAAGGGCGAAGACCAAACCGTAACCGGCATGAAAAAGCGCCGACTCCAGGCTTTGCTTGCACATGATATTAACCTGCTGGCCTATCACCTGCCGTTGGATGTACACCCAGAAGTGGGCAACAACGCGCAGCTGGGTAAGTTACTTGGCCTGACATTAGAGCGTCCACTGGAACCCTGGAACAGCAACAGTGTTGCGGTAAAAGGCAAACTCAGCGAGCCCATGTCTGCAGCCGACTTTGCGGTTTTAATTGAACAGAAATTGGGGCGTAAGCCACTTGTCAATCAAGCGGGTGATCACCTGATAAAAACCATTGCCTGGTGCACGGGAGGTGGGCAGAGCTTTATCGACCTGGCTGCCAGTCAGGGAGTCGATGCTTACCTGACCGGCGAGGCTTCTGAACAAACCATTCACTCATCCAATGAGCAGCAGATCCACTTCTTTGCGGCCGGACATCATGCAACCGAGCGATACGGTGCAAAGGCACTGGGTGAGTATCTGGCCACTCAGTTTGACTTAGACGTTGAATTCGTTGATATCGACAACCCTGTGTGA
- a CDS encoding VOC family protein, whose amino-acid sequence MTVSAIPDGYHALTPYLITENAVQAIDFYRKAFAAELIMQLPMPDGGVAHAELKIGDSHLMLSDMCPDAHFKSPKQLGGTPVSLMFYVPDVDSTFAQAIAAGATELRPVVDQFYGDRAGTLQDPFGHVWTIGTHQEDLSEEEIVARMAEWMTDDS is encoded by the coding sequence ATGACAGTTTCAGCGATACCGGATGGTTACCATGCCCTGACGCCCTATTTGATCACTGAGAATGCGGTTCAGGCGATAGACTTTTACCGTAAAGCCTTCGCCGCTGAGCTGATAATGCAATTGCCTATGCCGGATGGGGGGGTGGCGCATGCCGAGCTTAAAATCGGTGACTCCCACCTGATGCTGTCTGATATGTGCCCGGATGCCCATTTCAAGAGCCCGAAGCAGCTCGGTGGCACGCCTGTGAGTTTGATGTTTTATGTGCCTGACGTAGACAGTACCTTTGCCCAGGCGATTGCTGCTGGTGCCACGGAGCTCCGTCCTGTGGTCGATCAGTTTTATGGAGACCGGGCTGGTACATTACAGGACCCGTTCGGCCATGTTTGGACCATAGGCACGCATCAGGAAGATTTGAGCGAAGAGGAAATTGTCGCAAGAATGGCTGAGTGGATGACTGACGACTCATAA
- a CDS encoding calcium-binding protein — protein MNKYGLFALLLSALSFVDTRVAIASDGVCTGLSGGAIVEVKRMALRTAKSAKYLVVLNIVGTVEAETFRLTRDGRRIKVMRATSDSASCVFIYASQVEQVQVYLGDGDDNYDGRTITIAQHIWAGNGDDEVMGGRSGDRLFGGAGNDALSGFAGRDKLVGGPGDDTLNGGGDKDVLEGKEGNDILAGGAGYDTLNGGAGRNQLYQGDIVTSEKERGGWY, from the coding sequence ATGAATAAGTATGGTTTGTTTGCGCTGTTACTGAGCGCGCTGAGCTTTGTTGATACGCGGGTTGCTATTGCATCAGATGGTGTGTGTACCGGCCTCAGTGGGGGCGCCATTGTCGAGGTTAAGCGTATGGCTTTGAGAACAGCGAAATCAGCGAAATACCTGGTTGTACTTAATATTGTTGGCACTGTTGAGGCCGAAACATTCCGCCTGACACGAGACGGTCGGCGTATCAAAGTGATGCGGGCGACGTCTGACAGTGCCAGTTGTGTGTTTATTTATGCCAGCCAGGTCGAGCAAGTTCAGGTTTATCTGGGTGATGGTGATGACAATTACGACGGTCGCACTATTACGATAGCGCAGCATATCTGGGCAGGTAACGGTGACGATGAAGTCATGGGGGGCCGCAGCGGAGATAGGCTATTTGGTGGTGCTGGCAATGATGCACTAAGTGGCTTTGCCGGGCGTGACAAGCTGGTAGGTGGGCCTGGCGATGATACCCTCAACGGTGGCGGTGACAAAGATGTACTGGAAGGTAAAGAGGGCAACGATATCCTGGCCGGAGGCGCGGGGTACGATACCCTGAACGGTGGTGCCGGGCGCAATCAACTGTATCAGGGCGACATAGTCACCAGCGAAAAAGAGCGGGGCGGTTGGTACTGA
- a CDS encoding XRE family transcriptional regulator — protein MEKQYNTEADSSAFAERVEYAIKPHSIRAFASKIDISEGTLRRILKGEDPKLSIVERIAQVANVDLMWLIQGETAADCPQSPIITQPLVKLDEFNEAFVLVPGYHVSVSTGYGAFNDNAQVARHLAFRKKWIDYKNLDKSELAVVFAKGDSMEPTIHNNNTILVDLSDKKLSEGLIYVVRLGEELYAKRLQQYLDGSVRLISDNKEYVEQVVRADELEQLEIIGKVVWIGKDLA, from the coding sequence ATGGAAAAACAATACAATACGGAAGCTGACAGCTCGGCATTCGCAGAGCGCGTTGAATATGCAATTAAACCGCATAGCATTCGTGCCTTTGCGTCAAAAATTGACATTTCTGAAGGCACCTTAAGACGCATACTTAAAGGTGAAGATCCGAAACTGAGTATTGTAGAGCGCATTGCTCAGGTCGCCAATGTTGACCTGATGTGGCTGATCCAGGGGGAGACCGCCGCAGATTGCCCCCAATCCCCTATCATCACCCAACCGCTGGTCAAACTGGATGAGTTTAACGAAGCCTTTGTCTTAGTGCCTGGTTATCATGTCTCGGTCAGTACCGGGTATGGTGCCTTTAATGATAATGCCCAGGTTGCGCGCCATCTGGCGTTCAGAAAAAAGTGGATTGACTACAAAAACCTCGATAAAAGTGAACTGGCAGTTGTGTTTGCTAAAGGCGACTCGATGGAACCCACCATCCACAACAACAACACCATTTTGGTCGATCTGAGCGATAAAAAGCTCAGCGAAGGCCTGATCTATGTGGTCCGGCTGGGCGAAGAGTTATATGCCAAACGGTTACAACAGTATCTGGATGGCTCAGTCAGACTGATCAGTGATAACAAAGAATACGTCGAACAGGTTGTCCGTGCAGACGAACTGGAGCAACTTGAAATCATTGGTAAAGTCGTGTGGATTGGTAAAGATCTTGCGTAA
- a CDS encoding helix-turn-helix domain-containing protein: MTSTANCKIPTDTMINPFTLGGGVPSPQQDNAQAFDLLRAPRGAQLLKYARKLRGFTQAESAASYGIEERTLRRWENNEFNPRWNDVISLLEDVYFMDIMQAISGVRSMQAQGISV, from the coding sequence ATGACCAGCACAGCAAACTGCAAGATCCCAACAGACACTATGATTAACCCGTTCACTCTGGGAGGAGGTGTGCCATCACCGCAACAAGATAACGCACAGGCTTTTGATTTGTTGCGTGCGCCCCGGGGGGCACAGTTATTAAAGTATGCGCGTAAATTAAGAGGGTTTACTCAGGCAGAATCTGCCGCAAGTTATGGTATTGAGGAGCGTACTCTGAGGCGCTGGGAAAATAACGAGTTTAACCCCAGGTGGAATGATGTGATTTCACTGCTTGAGGATGTGTATTTTATGGATATTATGCAGGCGATATCTGGCGTCAGGTCGATGCAAGCGCAGGGGATATCAGTCTAA
- a CDS encoding S8 family serine peptidase, which translates to MKHSLICLSIISALSSAAAAASEPDYQGAAAELTINNTCIVRFDDKTEKLDVEGKAKGLLARANAQAKHIYKHAMKGMAVNMSCDQARTMFAAESAIMRFTPDGAVYASPAKKLGKPGGGTQNQTIPWSVSRVGGPVDGNGYTAWVIDTGIDVDHADLNVDSSRGFSAFSKGKNAGVDDANGHGTHVAGTIAALDNSQDVVGVAAGATVIPVKVLDSRGSGSWSGVLAGIDHVAANASPGDCVNMSLGGGFNQELNDAVESAAQQSGAFFVIAAGNESQHASNVSPASASHPRVYTISATDANDRFASFSNYGNPPVDYAAPGVSILSTRSGGGTTTMSGTSMASPAACAVIMMNNGNPRTDGRASGDPDGNADSIIHL; encoded by the coding sequence ATGAAACATTCTTTAATTTGCTTATCGATTATAAGTGCTCTATCCAGCGCCGCTGCTGCGGCGTCAGAACCCGACTACCAGGGTGCAGCCGCTGAGCTGACGATTAACAATACCTGTATCGTCAGATTCGACGACAAGACGGAAAAACTGGATGTTGAGGGCAAGGCCAAAGGGTTGCTGGCACGTGCAAACGCACAAGCAAAACACATCTATAAGCATGCAATGAAAGGCATGGCAGTTAATATGAGCTGCGATCAGGCACGTACCATGTTTGCCGCAGAATCGGCCATAATGCGCTTTACGCCAGACGGTGCTGTCTATGCCAGCCCGGCAAAAAAACTTGGCAAACCCGGTGGCGGCACGCAAAACCAAACCATTCCATGGAGTGTCAGCCGCGTAGGTGGCCCGGTTGATGGCAACGGCTATACAGCCTGGGTTATAGATACCGGTATCGATGTTGATCATGCCGACCTGAATGTTGACAGCAGCCGGGGTTTCAGCGCATTTAGTAAAGGCAAGAATGCCGGCGTAGATGATGCCAATGGTCACGGCACCCATGTTGCCGGCACCATTGCGGCGCTGGATAATAGCCAGGATGTGGTTGGTGTCGCGGCTGGGGCCACCGTTATTCCGGTGAAAGTACTCGACTCACGTGGCTCTGGCAGCTGGTCGGGCGTATTGGCTGGTATTGACCATGTCGCAGCCAATGCGTCACCGGGAGATTGTGTCAATATGAGCCTCGGTGGTGGTTTTAACCAGGAGCTGAATGATGCCGTTGAAAGCGCAGCACAGCAATCTGGTGCTTTCTTTGTGATTGCAGCAGGTAATGAAAGCCAGCATGCCAGCAACGTCTCACCTGCCAGCGCTTCGCATCCGCGCGTATATACCATCTCAGCGACGGATGCCAATGACCGCTTCGCCAGCTTCTCGAATTATGGTAACCCACCTGTTGACTACGCGGCTCCGGGCGTCAGTATTTTGTCAACTCGCAGCGGCGGTGGCACGACAACCATGTCGGGCACATCCATGGCATCACCTGCGGCCTGTGCCGTGATCATGATGAACAATGGTAACCCCAGAACTGATGGACGTGCATCCGGTGATCCAGATGGAAATGCCGACAGCATTATTCATTTGTAA
- a CDS encoding type III PLP-dependent enzyme: MPIQPQVQNFDIDATLVTDLVAQYGSPLLMLDCAQVREHYLTLADALPGVRLHYALKPLPHPSVVRTLLQLGACFDLATSGEVNLVREQGVPAECTIHTHPIKRRSDIVDALDYGCQVFVVDNLNELAKFREFTEQAEVLIRLSFRNSEAYADLSKKFGCSPADAMTLIRQAQQWGIRVKGLSFHVGSQTANADKYVAAIEACKQLMDEVVAAGLPALSCLDIGGGFPVSYASNQVDIRAFCAPINAALAELPETVQRIAEPGRFIVAGAMTCVASVMGQAQREGRTWYYLDDGIYGSFSGLMFDMACYPLCTLKAADVVYPSVLAGPTCDSIDVISDAVELPKLEDGDLVITRMMGAYTSATATDFNFFKRATTVVLNEVIQLHQAEFGS, translated from the coding sequence ATGCCTATTCAGCCGCAAGTACAAAATTTTGATATCGACGCAACTCTGGTCACCGACTTAGTTGCTCAGTACGGCTCACCCTTATTGATGCTCGATTGTGCGCAAGTGCGTGAACACTATCTGACCCTTGCTGATGCATTGCCCGGAGTACGTTTACACTATGCACTAAAGCCTTTGCCACACCCGTCGGTGGTGCGCACTTTGCTTCAGCTTGGCGCCTGCTTTGATCTGGCAACCAGTGGCGAAGTCAACTTGGTCCGTGAGCAGGGTGTACCGGCTGAATGCACAATCCATACGCACCCGATCAAACGTCGCAGTGATATTGTCGATGCACTGGACTACGGTTGTCAGGTGTTCGTAGTTGACAACCTGAACGAACTGGCCAAGTTTCGCGAGTTCACCGAACAGGCTGAAGTACTGATCCGACTGAGCTTTCGCAATAGTGAAGCCTATGCTGATCTGTCGAAAAAATTCGGTTGTAGCCCGGCCGATGCAATGACGCTCATACGCCAGGCACAACAATGGGGTATTCGGGTGAAAGGTCTGTCGTTTCATGTCGGCTCACAAACGGCCAATGCAGACAAATATGTCGCGGCTATTGAAGCGTGCAAACAACTGATGGACGAGGTGGTGGCTGCCGGATTACCGGCGCTAAGCTGCCTGGACATCGGTGGAGGATTTCCAGTTTCTTATGCGAGCAACCAGGTGGATATTCGTGCCTTTTGCGCACCGATCAATGCGGCACTGGCTGAGCTGCCAGAGACGGTACAGCGGATTGCCGAGCCGGGGCGCTTTATTGTTGCCGGTGCCATGACTTGCGTTGCCTCAGTCATGGGCCAGGCACAGCGTGAAGGCCGCACCTGGTATTATCTCGATGACGGGATTTATGGCTCTTTCAGTGGGCTCATGTTTGATATGGCCTGTTACCCGTTATGCACTTTAAAAGCCGCGGATGTGGTCTACCCCAGTGTCCTGGCGGGGCCGACCTGTGACAGCATAGATGTGATAAGTGATGCCGTTGAACTGCCCAAACTGGAAGACGGCGATCTGGTGATCACCCGCATGATGGGTGCATACACCAGTGCAACAGCAACCGACTTCAATTTCTTCAAACGTGCCACCACAGTGGTACTCAATGAAGTGATCCAACTTCACCAGGCCGAATTCGGCAGCTAA
- a CDS encoding tryptophan 7-halogenase gives MTQVKHCQIAIMGAGVAGCIAALALSRHFQVLLIDKQAACPDKVGECLPPAAARILRSLDLLHAFEQRQDLHMPNYGIRSHWGSEHGLINDTLSNPDGTGWQLNRAGFENWLREQVTARGIETLWPAKLLDAQPGSDGWLLHLATQTQVQASAQSIAVPCHFVIDATGRHSAFATKLGLKRKVMDKQIALWASLDCASENQLACINTSPQGWWYSAKLPAQRRVLALQTDSDLLEKGLQHNLSQFCHLARSQAGLKVLLPKGIEQSGNMQLHGVVSANSTCLTQTAGHRWAALGDAACSFDPLSSQGMFNAMATAMQLTNSLAGHGLTDPSATIEIARLHQTQIGAIWQHYLSHRAHYYGQEQRWPDAPYWQRRHTQKNAEFS, from the coding sequence ATGACACAGGTAAAACACTGTCAAATTGCGATCATGGGTGCCGGGGTGGCGGGCTGTATCGCCGCCCTGGCACTGAGTCGCCACTTTCAGGTACTCTTGATTGATAAGCAAGCAGCCTGCCCCGACAAGGTTGGAGAGTGCCTGCCGCCTGCTGCGGCGCGGATACTTCGCAGCCTGGATCTGTTGCATGCTTTTGAACAGCGCCAGGATCTGCATATGCCAAACTATGGCATTCGAAGCCATTGGGGCAGTGAACATGGCCTTATCAACGATACGCTCAGTAACCCGGATGGAACGGGCTGGCAGCTTAACCGGGCCGGATTTGAAAACTGGTTACGCGAGCAGGTGACTGCACGGGGCATAGAGACGCTCTGGCCTGCTAAATTGCTGGATGCTCAGCCTGGCAGCGATGGCTGGCTACTGCATCTGGCTACGCAAACACAAGTTCAGGCCAGCGCGCAAAGTATCGCGGTACCCTGTCACTTTGTGATTGATGCAACCGGACGTCACAGCGCGTTTGCCACCAAACTCGGGCTCAAACGTAAAGTAATGGATAAGCAAATTGCGCTGTGGGCCAGCCTGGATTGCGCTTCAGAAAATCAACTGGCATGCATTAATACGAGCCCACAAGGGTGGTGGTATAGCGCCAAGTTACCCGCCCAGCGTCGCGTACTGGCATTGCAAACAGACAGCGATTTACTCGAAAAAGGACTGCAACATAACCTGAGTCAGTTTTGCCACCTGGCACGCTCACAGGCAGGATTAAAAGTTCTGTTGCCAAAGGGGATTGAACAATCAGGGAACATGCAGCTGCATGGTGTAGTATCAGCCAACAGCACCTGTCTGACCCAAACCGCAGGACATCGCTGGGCCGCTTTGGGCGATGCGGCATGTAGCTTTGATCCTTTGTCTTCGCAGGGGATGTTCAATGCCATGGCAACCGCCATGCAGCTGACCAATAGCCTGGCAGGCCATGGCCTGACCGATCCCAGTGCCACGATTGAAATTGCCCGCTTGCATCAGACGCAAATCGGCGCAATCTGGCAGCACTATCTGTCTCATCGCGCGCATTATTATGGCCAGGAACAACGCTGGCCCGATGCCCCCTACTGGCAACGTCGCCATACGCAAAAAAACGCCGAGTTCAGTTGA